The following proteins are co-located in the Calliphora vicina chromosome 2, idCalVici1.1, whole genome shotgun sequence genome:
- the LOC135950883 gene encoding probable basic-leucine zipper transcription factor R: MAPSQMEHQQQQTLGQGYTHKKFNCGYSHKKLGLRLRQRDQENKENHQQLVKTNKSSSKNLFRPYALDDNNTPRKRKLSRSSESSEENYSTTPVSSPQCSPTPAYQPQYQQQQPQLAAATPPQTCASPALSPNSYAMRLQRQRAALYMRYMAQMQQQQAAFQAATGYPNVTMGYPNVTAPIYNGC; the protein is encoded by the coding sequence atggcTCCCTCACAAATGGaacatcagcaacaacaaacTTTGGGCCAAGGATACACCCACAAAAAGTTCAACTGCGGTTATTCACACAAAAAATTGGGACTACGCTTAAGACAGCGTGACCAGGAGAACAAAGAAAATCACCAGCAACTCGTTAAAACCAACAAATCATCTTCTAAAAATCTATTCCGTCCCTATGCTTTGGATGACAACAATACACCCAGAAAACGTAAACTCTCCCGATCATCAGAATCTTCTGAGGAAAACTATAGTACAACACCTGTCAGCTCGCCACAATGCTCACCTACACCTGCTTATCAACCACAataccagcaacaacaaccacaattAGCCGCTGCCACACCCCCACAAACTTGTGCCTCCCCCGCCTTGAGCCCCAATTCCTATGCCATGCGTTTGCAAAGACAACGTGCTGCCCTCTACATGCGTTATATGGCTCAAATGCAGCAACAACAGGCTGCTTTCCAAGCTGCAACTGGTTATCCTAATGTAACCATGGGTTATCCCAATGTAACAGCTCCTATTTACAATGGCTGCTAA
- the LOC135950884 gene encoding uncharacterized protein LOC135950884: MAPSQNQEMETLQYTHKKFNCGYSHKKLGMRLLRRNSQDEEIMQQQEQTPAFNHNTSKATLFRPYDLDNKTTTNKTSSTQSQVPDQAQLDHYMHLYALQQSAQQSQEQYALKLQRQRAALYMKHVMQFYENGNGWPSVHPNAINNPAFYNNC; encoded by the coding sequence ATGGCTCCTTCACAAAATCAAGAAATGGAAACTCTACAATATACTCACAAGAAATTCAACTGTGGTTACTCACACAAAAAGCTGGGCATGCGTTTGTTGCGCAGAAACAGCCAGGACGAAGAGATCATGCAGCAACAGGAACAAACTCCTGCCTTCAACCACAACACCTCAAAGGCCACACTCTTCAGACCCTACGATTTGGATAATAAGACGACAACCAACAAGACTTCCTCAACACAATCTCAAGTTCCCGATCAAGCTCAACTAGATCACTACATGCATTTGTATGCCCTGCAACAATCCGCTCAACAGTCTCAGGAACAATACGCTCTCAAACTGCAAAGACAACGTGCCGCTCTCTACATGAAACATGTCATGCAATTCTATGAGAATGGCAATGGTTGGCCCTCTGTACATCCCAATGCCATCAATAATCCAGCTTTCTATAATAACTGCTAA